In one window of Pagrus major chromosome 12, Pma_NU_1.0 DNA:
- the LOC141005955 gene encoding nuclear receptor subfamily 5 group A member 2-like, translating into MQCRHDACLEELCPVCGDQVSGYHYGLLTCESCKGFFKRTVQNNKKYVCAESQECRIDKTQRKRCPSCRFQKCLHVGMRLEAVRADRMRGGRNKFGPMYKRDRALKQQRKALIEASGFRIESSPLLVSSTHHRDFTFNGGLNPVPIPHSTTLPIGQNEGISYQLPSLCSLPSTQYQCTSLSNWTIKSECINNCASPPGSAAGVASDSSIFSPQGPRIPPLVMELLRCDPNELQLQNKITAHLLQEQPGWEKHGSTFSLMCLMADQTLFSIVDWARTSIFFKQLKVSDQMKLLHSCWSDLLLLDIISRQVLYGREGSLLLVTGWEMELSYIASHAGPTLASLVQRGQELVDKLHILKVDRQEFACIKFLILFNPDVKQLEDHQYIESVQEQVEGALLEYTLCTSSQLLGRFAHLLLCLSELRSLGMLAEDYLYCKHLSAEVPCNNLLIEMLHAKRSWT; encoded by the exons ATGCAGTGCAGACATGACGCGTGTCTGGAGGAGCTGTGTCCGGTCTGTGGAGATCAAGTCTCTGGGTACCACTACGGGCTGCTCACCTGTGAAAGCTGCAAG GGTTTTTTCAAAAGAACGGTCCAGAACAACAAGAAGTACGTGTGCGCAGAGAGCCAGGAGTGCAGGATCGATAAGACCCAGAGGAAACGCTGTCCGTCCTGCAGGTTTCAGAAGTGTCTGCATGTCGGCATGCGGCTGGAAG CTGTTCGTGCAGATCGGATGCGAGGTGGCAGAAACAAGTTTGGTCCCATGTACAAGCGTGATCGTGCCCTCAAGCAGCAGAGGAAGGCTTTGATTGAAGCGAGTGGATTCAGAATAGAGAGCAGCCCACTTCTGGTCTCCTCAACCCACCACAGAGACTTCACCTTTAATGGTGGCCTCAACCCAGTTCCCATCCCTCACAGCACCACACTACCCATAGGACAAAATGAGGGTATCAGCTACCAGCTTCCATCACTGTGCTCACTGCCCTCCACCCAGTACCAGTGCACCTCCCTCTCAAACTGGACCATCAAGTCAGAGTGCATTAACAACTGTGCAAGTCCACCAGGCTCTGCTGCAGGAGTTGCCTCAGACTCAAGTATTTTCTCTCCACAAGGTCCCAGGATACCTCCCCTAGTGATGGAGCTCCTGCGCTGTGATCcaaatgagctgcagctgcagaataAGATCACTGCTCATCTCCTGCAGGAGCAGCCGGGCTGGGAGAAACACGGGAGCACCTTCAGCCTGATGTGCCTCATGGCTGACCAGACGCTTTTCTCCATTGTGGATTGGGCTCGTACGTCCATCTTCTTCAAACAACTCAAG GTGAGTGACCAGATGAAGCTGCTACACAGCTGCTGGAGTGACCTGTTGCTTCTGGACATCATCTCCAGACAGGTCCTGTACGGCAGAGAGGGCAGTCTGCTGCTGGTCACTGGGTGGGAG ATGGAGCTGTCATACATAGCCTCTCATGCTGGTCCTACCTTGGCAAGCCTAGTCCAGAGAGGACAGGAGCTGGTTGACAAGCTCCACATCCTAAAGGTGGACCGCCAAGAGTTTGCATGCATCAAGTTCCTCATCCTGTTTAACCCAG ATGTGAAACAGCTTGAAGACCATCAGTACATTGAGAGTGTGCAGGAGCAGGTTGAAGGAGCCTTGCTGGAGTACACACTGTGCACCTCCTCTCAGCTTCTTGGACGCTTtgctcacctgctgctgtgtttgtctgagtTACGCTCTCTCGGCATGCTCGCTGAAGACTACCTGTACTGCAAACACCTGAGCGCTGAGGTACCCTGCAACAACCTGCTCATTGAGATGCTCCATGCCAAGCGCAGCTGGACATGA